TCTACCATCTCATTTGGTGTCTTAAAATTTAGGATTTTTCTTGCTATGTTATTATATCTATTAACATATCTTTTAAATGCTTTTTGCATTTGCTCATAACTATTAAAATGTCTTTTACAATAAAACAATTCATTATCTATCCTGTGGCTACGCTCTACTATTCCGTTTTGCCAAGGCGAATATGGACGTATTCTTTTGTGTTTTATTTTCAGTTTCTCCAAGCATTTCTCAAACATCGATTTTTTACTTGTTTTATCAGAGTCATTTACAAATTCTAGTCCATTATCTGTTTGCACTAATTCTATCTTAAATCCCAGTTTTTTCTCTAATCGCATCAGGAAGTTTGATGTTGTATATGTACTGTTTTCCTCTACTATTTCCATGTATCTCTTCCTTGAATATTCATCAATAGCTGTTATCTGATAATACCTACTGTGTTTACTTGCAAAACCAATACATTCATTGGGAACATATTTCACGTCTATTTGTACTCTTTCCCCTGGATAGATAGCCGTAGCTTTCTGATATCTAGTCTTTGTATAACTTCTATGCTTTTTTGTTTCACTTAATTGCATTTTCTTTATCTGTCTACACATAGAATCATACGTTCTTTTATACCTTGCATCTATTAATTTTCGATATACTTGTGCCAGGTCTTCATGACCATGATAACGATATTTATGTTTTATTAGTTCCAGTTCTTCCCGTGTATGTTGCTCTGGGTGTGAATGAGGTCTTCTACTTTTATTAACCAAAGATTGTACTGTGCCATCATATCTTTTTCTCCAACGCCATACCTGTTGACGGCTTGTATGATATCTTCTTGCTGCTTTTGCATTATTATCATGTTTTATTGCATATTCAACTACTCTTTGACGGAATCGCATTTCTTCTGTTAAATTGTTTTCAAAGGAAAGATACCTCCCATTTTTGTTTTTGTGATAATAAACATTATATCAGAGGTCTTTCCTTTTTTCTTATCTTCTTGTCACATATGTATTATCTTATATCATAGCAATTTATCTCCCACCTATAGAGGATAGAAGAATTCTTGCTGATTCTTCTCTTAAATCAAAGAAAAGAAAACCTTTACTCATACAAGAATTAATTTAATATACATTTTCTCACCATTACTAACTGTTATAATTTTTTCATTATCATAAATATTACGAACTGGCCCATAGTAACTTGAGCATCAATTAAAGGTTTATCTAAATATCTATTTGCAATATTTTTTTGAAGCAGAAACGGTGCACATTCAAAATTATTATAAGGATTCCGTATTTTGACATATATAAGAAGTTTCAATAATGCCCGGGGAAAAATAAAAAAGCTCAATTCAGTTTTTTGAATCAAGCTCTTTTATTTTTCTCCGGTTGTTGCAATATTGTTGCACTTTTTTCAAAGTGTATTTTGTAATGTGGAGCCCTCAATCGGAATCGAACCGATGACCTCATCCTTACCATGGATGCGCTCTGCCTACTGAGCTATGAGGGCACATGGAGCGGGTGAAGGGAATCGAACCCTCGCAGTCAGCTTGGGAAGCTGATATTCTACCATTGAATTACACCCGCAACATTTATATAAACATTGCGATTAAGTTCAAAAAATAAAATCTCTAAAACAACCAAAGTAGCTTAAATATTTCATTTATTTAAGAAATTTAACACAATAATAAACCCTAAAGCGAATTGTATTATAACACAAATAATAACTCTCGTCTAGTATTTAAACAGTCATAATTCTAATAAATCTTAAATTATTATCTTCCCTCTTCAAGATATTTTAATAATTTACGTTTTACTCTTTGTATCGCATTATCTATGGATTTTACATGCCTGTCCAACTCCGCGGCAATCTCATGATAGGATTGCCCTTGTAAATAAAGGGACAGAACCTCCTGCTCAAGTTCACTAAGCATCTCAGACATCTTTAATTCAATTACCGAATACTCTTCTCTGCTTATTACTAATTCTTCAGGATCGGTTATACTTTCTTCACTTATTATGTCCATGAGTGTTCTGTCAGAATCTTCTTCAAAAACAGGCTTATTAAGAGAGATGTATGAATTAAGCGGTATATGCTTTTGTCTGGTGGCGGTTTTAATAGCAGTAATTATTTGCCTAGTGATGCAAAGTTCTGCGAATGCTCTGAATGATGCAAGCTTGTCCCCTCGAAAGTCCCTGATAGCTTTATATAATCCTATCATGCCCTCTTGAATAATATCCTCTCTGTCCGCACCTATTAAAAAGTATGTACGGGCTTTAGCACGTACAAAACCTTTATATTTATTAATCATATATTCAAGGGCAAGGTCATCTCCTTCTTTTGCTTCTTCTATAACATCCTCTTCTAACATTGAATCATAGATAGTAGCTGATTGAACAAGTACATTTGAATTCAGACTCAAACAGACGCCCCCTTACCATGTCAACAAATACATCCCCAGACCTGCTAACTTTATGTGTACACGACATATTATATGAAACAAAATATATTATGTCAAGCTAATAAAGCTTATTTGACAACTATCTCCAATAAATTTCGATCAAGATAATTCTACATTCAATTACATTATTTTACATTTTAATGGTATATTATCTATTTTCTACATGAATTATATAAAAATTATTGATATATAATGTTATACAAATTAAGTTTACGTCCGAAAAAATTTCTTATTTTCTATAAGATTTATTTAAAACAATTATTTGACACTCCCCGTGACTAAAGTCAGGGGATTCTCTGGTGGTAATCGAAAGCCCATTTCTGGTATCCGTAGTTCCCCAGAGTTTAGGATGTGCCATCACCCCTCCTAAGACAGTGCATATAGCATCTTAGGCTGGCAGACTATCGCTTTCGCTACACCATCTGCCACAGGTGCTAACATTATATTTATCGCACCTACTCTATCTCTGTGTGTTCTATATCCGCATACTTTGCATACATACTTCCTATCTTTTGACTTATTTAAACTCCCACAGTGTGGACATCTTTGACTTGTATATTCCGGATTTACGTATTCAACTCTTATACCTTCTAAGTTAGCTTTGTATTCTATATATTTTACAATACGATAGAAAGACCATGTATGCATATTCTTTTCGTTTTTTCGGCTTGTTCTTGCCGTGTTTCTGATATTCGCCAGTCTCTCTAAACAAATTACTGAAACATTATTTTCTACTGCATAATTAACTATTTGCCTGCTTATTTTATGGTCTTGGTCTTTCATCCACCGTTGTTCTTTATCTGCCATTTGTTTAATCTTTTTTAATTTCTTTGCTTTACCAAGTTTTTGTCTTAATGATTTATATTTACGTCTAACATATTTGTTTTGTCTACCATTACCCCAAAATCTAGTTTTACCATCGCTGGTTACTGCTACAGCAGGTACTTTTAATCCTAAATCTACTCCCATTATATTAGTTCCTCTGCACTGCTCTTCAGGTACTTCTACTGATATTTGAGCAACCCATTTATCTGATTTT
The Clostridiaceae bacterium DNA segment above includes these coding regions:
- a CDS encoding transposase → MRFRQRVVEYAIKHDNNAKAARRYHTSRQQVWRWRKRYDGTVQSLVNKSRRPHSHPEQHTREELELIKHKYRYHGHEDLAQVYRKLIDARYKRTYDSMCRQIKKMQLSETKKHRSYTKTRYQKATAIYPGERVQIDVKYVPNECIGFASKHSRYYQITAIDEYSRKRYMEIVEENSTYTTSNFLMRLEKKLGFKIELVQTDNGLEFVNDSDKTSKKSMFEKCLEKLKIKHKRIRPYSPWQNGIVERSHRIDNELFYCKRHFNSYEQMQKAFKRYVNRYNNIARKILNFKTPNEMVEHYFTENAA
- the sigH gene encoding RNA polymerase sporulation sigma factor SigH; its protein translation is MLEEDVIEEAKEGDDLALEYMINKYKGFVRAKARTYFLIGADREDIIQEGMIGLYKAIRDFRGDKLASFRAFAELCITRQIITAIKTATRQKHIPLNSYISLNKPVFEEDSDRTLMDIISEESITDPEELVISREEYSVIELKMSEMLSELEQEVLSLYLQGQSYHEIAAELDRHVKSIDNAIQRVKRKLLKYLEEGR
- the tnpB gene encoding IS200/IS605 family element transposase accessory protein TnpB, whose protein sequence is MQITVKFKILPSKEERQYLEETLNEYISTVNGIVQNIINNNIINNKNIKLTSKDIEAKLPSAVKNQAIQDAKSVYRKYKKTKKLSILKKPVCIWNNQNYKIKDNYLSFPVWIDGKVQRIKVKALLTDYQKEQLKNKAGTLRITKKSDKWVAQISVEVPEEQCRGTNIMGVDLGLKVPAVAVTSDGKTRFWGNGRQNKYVRRKYKSLRQKLGKAKKLKKIKQMADKEQRWMKDQDHKISRQIVNYAVENNVSVICLERLANIRNTARTSRKNEKNMHTWSFYRIVKYIEYKANLEGIRVEYVNPEYTSQRCPHCGSLNKSKDRKYVCKVCGYRTHRDRVGAINIMLAPVADGVAKAIVCQPKMLYALS